One window from the genome of Streptomyces sp. NBC_00287 encodes:
- a CDS encoding amino acid permease has product MSPRSAARRLDDDDAVLAGLGYQSVLARRMGPFGNFAISFSVISILSGCMTLYGFGLNTGGPAVIMWGWLGVGLMVLLLGMSLAEVTSAYPTSGGLYYMAHRLGGPRWAWVTGWLNLLGLLGAIAGIDYGAATFVGAFANLQWGFTPTPEKTMMIFCGILLLHALLNVAGVRLVGLLNSVSVWWHLVGVAVIVGALTLASADHQSADFVFTQFNNDTGFSNGLYVTALGLLLAQYTFCGYDASSHLSEETTQAQTSAPRGIVRSIWVSWIAGFILLAGLTFTIQDYAGTQSSATGVPPAQIFLDVVGLSGAKALLLIVIAAQLFCGNAETAAASRMVFAFSRDGAVPFAATWRRVSTRTKTPVAAVWLSVGVALVLAAPSLYSPTAYAAVTAINVIGITPAYAIPVYLRLRAGNHFQPGPWNLGRWSKPIGWTAVTWVGFVTVLFCLPQVSPITTSSFNYAGVALIAVLTLAWILWITQGRRAYRIPPLGNTATHTALAEDVV; this is encoded by the coding sequence GTGTCTCCGAGAAGTGCCGCCCGTCGGCTGGACGATGACGATGCTGTTCTGGCCGGGCTCGGCTATCAGTCGGTACTGGCGCGCCGCATGGGCCCGTTCGGCAACTTCGCGATCTCCTTTTCCGTCATCAGCATCCTGTCCGGCTGCATGACTCTCTACGGCTTCGGCCTGAACACCGGCGGCCCGGCCGTGATCATGTGGGGCTGGCTCGGCGTCGGACTGATGGTCCTGCTACTGGGCATGTCGCTGGCCGAGGTCACTTCTGCCTACCCCACCTCAGGCGGGCTCTATTACATGGCGCACCGGCTCGGCGGGCCCCGCTGGGCCTGGGTGACCGGCTGGCTGAACCTCCTCGGATTACTGGGCGCCATAGCCGGCATTGACTACGGCGCCGCCACGTTCGTCGGTGCGTTCGCCAACCTCCAGTGGGGCTTCACACCGACACCCGAGAAGACCATGATGATCTTCTGCGGGATCCTGCTGCTGCACGCCCTGCTGAACGTGGCCGGTGTCCGCCTGGTCGGCCTCCTGAACTCGGTTTCGGTGTGGTGGCACCTCGTCGGCGTAGCGGTCATCGTCGGCGCCCTGACCCTCGCGTCGGCTGATCACCAGAGTGCCGACTTCGTGTTCACCCAGTTCAACAACGACACCGGCTTCAGCAACGGCCTGTACGTCACCGCGCTCGGGCTGCTGCTGGCGCAGTACACGTTCTGCGGCTACGACGCCTCCTCCCACCTGTCCGAGGAGACCACGCAGGCCCAGACATCGGCACCCAGAGGAATCGTCCGCTCGATCTGGGTCTCGTGGATCGCCGGGTTCATCCTGCTGGCCGGGCTCACGTTCACCATCCAGGACTACGCGGGCACGCAGAGCAGCGCCACCGGAGTGCCGCCTGCCCAGATATTCCTCGACGTCGTCGGCCTGTCCGGTGCGAAGGCCCTGCTGCTGATCGTGATCGCGGCCCAGCTGTTCTGCGGCAACGCCGAGACTGCCGCGGCCTCCCGCATGGTGTTCGCGTTCTCCCGAGACGGGGCCGTTCCGTTCGCCGCCACCTGGCGCCGCGTCAGCACCCGCACCAAGACGCCGGTGGCCGCCGTGTGGCTGTCGGTGGGAGTCGCACTCGTCCTGGCGGCACCGTCGCTGTACTCGCCGACCGCGTACGCCGCCGTCACAGCGATCAACGTCATCGGCATCACCCCCGCCTACGCCATCCCCGTCTACCTACGACTGCGCGCGGGGAACCACTTCCAGCCCGGACCGTGGAACCTCGGCCGGTGGAGCAAGCCCATCGGCTGGACCGCCGTGACCTGGGTCGGCTTCGTCACCGTCCTGTTCTGCCTGCCGCAGGTCTCCCCCATCACCACCTCGTCGTTCAACTACGCCGGCGTAGCCCTGATCGCCGTGCTCACGCTGGCCTGGATCCTGTGGATCACCCAAGGCCGCCGCGCCTACCGCATCCCGCCCCTGGGCAACACCGCCACCCACACCGCCCTGGCGGAGGACGTCGTCTGA